CGCTAAAGTTCTATGCTTCGGTTCGTCTCGATATCCGCCGTATCGGCGCGGTCAAGGAGCGTGAAGAGGTTGTCGGCAACCAGACCCGTGTGAAGGTTGTCAAGAACAAGATGGCGCCTCCCTTCAAGCAGGTTGAGTTCGACATCATGTACGGCGAAGGCGTGTCCAAGACTGGTGAACTTGTTGACCTGGGTGTGAAGGCGGGTATCGTCGAAAAGTCGGGCGCCTGGTTCTCTTACAACAGCCAGCGGCTGGGGCAGGGACGTGAGAACGCCAAGACGTTCCTTCGCGAAAATCCGGAACTGGCGCGCGAGATCGAAACCGCCCTTCGCCAGAACGCCGGTCTGATAGCAGATCGCTTCCTGCAGAATGGTGGGCCGGACAGCAATGCTGACGATGGCGATCCGGATGCCTGATGCATCGTTTGCAGTGATTGCATGATCATTGGAATGGCTGCGTGGTGTAAACCGCGTGGCCATTTTCTTGTTAAGCTGGACAGTATTCAGCGAGAACGTTAAAAGCCAAAAGCTTTGAAAGATGGGGACCGCGGTTGGCGGTATAGAAGGGTTTTGCATGAGTGGCGTGAATGAGATCCGGTCGACCTTCCTCGACTATTTCCGGAAGAACGGTCACGAAATTGTTTCGTCGAGCCCGCTGGTGCCGCGCAACGACCCCACCCTCATGTTCACCAATGCCGGCATGGTGCAGTTCAAGAACGTATTCACCGGACTTGAGACGAGACCGTACACGACAGCTTCGACTTCCCAGAAGGTCGTGCGCGCCGGCGGCAAGCATAACGACCTCGACAATGTCGGCTATACGGCGCGCCATCTGACCTTCTTCGAAATGCTCGGCAATTTCTCGTTCGGCGACTACTTCAAGGAACGGGCAATCGAACTTGCATGGAACCTGGTGACTAAGGGTTTCGACCTTCCGAAGGATCGCCTGCTGGTAACCGTTTATGCGGATGATGACGAGGCAGCATCGCTTTGGAAGAAGATCGCCGGTTTCTCGGATGACAAGATTATTCGCATCCCGACCTCCGACAATTTCTGGCAGATGGGTGACACCGGCCCGTGCGGTCCCTGCTCTGAAATCTTCATCGATCAGGGTGAACATGTCTGGGGCGGCCCTCCGGGTTCTCCGGAAGAAGATGGCGACCGCTTCCTCGAATTCTGGAACCTCGTCTTCATGCAGTTCGAGCAGACGGCGCCGGGTGAGCGTACACCTCTACCACGTCCGTCGATTGATACCGGTCTCGGTCTCGAGCGCATGGCCTGCATCCTGCAGGGCGTGCAGAGCGTGTTCGAAACCGATCTCTTCAAGACCCTGATCTCCGCGACGGAAGATGTTGTAGGCGCCAAGGCTGAGGGTGATCAGGCCGCAAGCTTCCGGGTCATTGCCGATCACCTGCGCTCTTCGGCGTTCCTGATTGCCGACGGTGTTCTGCCTTCAAACGAAGGTCGCGGTTATGTTTTGCGTCGCATCATGCGTCGCGGCATGCGCCACATGCAATTGCTCGGCGCGCGCGAGCCCCTGATGTACAAGCTTCTTCCGGCTCTGGTCGGTGAGATGGGGCGCGCCTATCCGGAACTCAATCGGGCCGAAGCGCTGATTTCCGAGACGCTGAAGCTGGAAGAATCGAAGTTCCGCACCACGCTGGCCCGCGGCCTTTCGCTTCTGTCGGATGCGACCGAGACCTTGCACAAGGGTGACTCGCTTGATGGCGAAACCGCCTTCAAGCTCTACGATACCTATGGTTTCCCGCTCGATCTGACGCAGGATGCTCTGCGTGCACGCGGGATCGGCGTCGACCTGACGGGCTTCAACGATGCGATGCAGCGCCAGAAGGCTGAGGCGCGCGCAAACTGGGCGGGTTCCGGCGAAAAAGCGACGGAAGGTGTCTGGTTTGAACTCAAGGAGAAATTCGGCGCCACCGAATTCCTGGGCTATGACACAGAGGCTGCGGAAGGCGTTGTTCTGGCGATCGTTCGTGACGGTGTGGCAATCGACAAGGCGGTTGCCGGCGACAAGATCCAGATCGTTGTCAACCAGACACCGTTCTATGGCGAATCGGGTGGTCAGATGGGCGATACCGGTATGATCTCGACGGATCATGCCAAGGTGATTGTTTCCGACACGCAGAAGAAGGGTGAAGGGCTGTTCGTTCACTCGGCCACCATTGCCGAAGGCGGTCTGAAGGTCGGAGATGCAGTTGTCTTGACGGTCGATCATACTCGCCGGTCGAGGCTGCGTGCCAACCATTCCGCAACGCACCTGCTGCATGAGGCGCTGCGTGAAGTTCTCGGCACGCACGTCGCTCAGAAGGGCTCTTTGGTCGCGCCGGAGCGCCTTCGCTTCGACGTCTCTCATCCAAAGCCGATGTCTGCGGAGGAACTGCAGAAGGTCGAAGACATGGCCAATGCCATCATCTTGCAGAACGCGCCGGTCACAACGCGCTTGATGAGTGTGGATGATGCCATTGCCGAAGGCGCCATGGCGCTTTTCGGCGAGAAGTACGGCGATGAGGTTCGTGTCGTGTCTATGGGCACCGGCATTGAGGGTAGCAAGGCCGGTAAGCCGTATTCCATCGAACTTTGCGGTGGCACCCATGTTTCCGCTACGGGCGATATCGGTCTGGTGCGTGTGCTGGGCGAAAGCGCGGTCGGTTCGGGCGTGCGTCGCGTCGAGGCTGTTACTGGTGAAGGCGCTCGGGCCTATCTTGCTGAGCAGGATGAGCGCGTGAAGGCTCTGGCGGGGCTGCTGAAGGTGCAGCCAACCGATG
The window above is part of the Rhizobium rhizoryzae genome. Proteins encoded here:
- the alaS gene encoding alanine--tRNA ligase, translated to MSGVNEIRSTFLDYFRKNGHEIVSSSPLVPRNDPTLMFTNAGMVQFKNVFTGLETRPYTTASTSQKVVRAGGKHNDLDNVGYTARHLTFFEMLGNFSFGDYFKERAIELAWNLVTKGFDLPKDRLLVTVYADDDEAASLWKKIAGFSDDKIIRIPTSDNFWQMGDTGPCGPCSEIFIDQGEHVWGGPPGSPEEDGDRFLEFWNLVFMQFEQTAPGERTPLPRPSIDTGLGLERMACILQGVQSVFETDLFKTLISATEDVVGAKAEGDQAASFRVIADHLRSSAFLIADGVLPSNEGRGYVLRRIMRRGMRHMQLLGAREPLMYKLLPALVGEMGRAYPELNRAEALISETLKLEESKFRTTLARGLSLLSDATETLHKGDSLDGETAFKLYDTYGFPLDLTQDALRARGIGVDLTGFNDAMQRQKAEARANWAGSGEKATEGVWFELKEKFGATEFLGYDTEAAEGVVLAIVRDGVAIDKAVAGDKIQIVVNQTPFYGESGGQMGDTGMISTDHAKVIVSDTQKKGEGLFVHSATIAEGGLKVGDAVVLTVDHTRRSRLRANHSATHLLHEALREVLGTHVAQKGSLVAPERLRFDVSHPKPMSAEELQKVEDMANAIILQNAPVTTRLMSVDDAIAEGAMALFGEKYGDEVRVVSMGTGIEGSKAGKPYSIELCGGTHVSATGDIGLVRVLGESAVGSGVRRVEAVTGEGARAYLAEQDERVKALAGLLKVQPTDVYSRVEALMDERKKLEKELADARRKLAMGGSQGAAAPEARDVNGVKYIGRAVTGVDAKDLKGLVDDAKSSLGSGVVLLIAVSDDGKASAVVGVTEDLTARLSAVDLVRVASASLGGKGGGGRADMAQAGGPDGSQAEAAIEAVAAAIAG